One stretch of Rhodopirellula halodulae DNA includes these proteins:
- a CDS encoding sugar phosphate isomerase/epimerase family protein: protein MCNRRDFLARSLAATSLATIATPSLIAQDDTGDAPRFPICVFTKPLNSMSFDNMALKLAEAGFDGVEATVRKGGNVLPENAAEKLPDMHRSMQAHNMEITLITTDIASLDDPHCETILKTAADLGIQRFRMRYGKYNRNQPIPLQLDRWKRQFAKLAEFCEKVGIQALYQNHAGEQYMGAAIWDLDRVLGDISPDHIGVVYDIRHAQVEGGMSWPVTWKMIQPRVRMLYVKDYRWDGNRVENVPLGEGLVNPKFFEMVRTSDLRCPVSLHEEYLDHRDPDLVPQHLHAMQRDLKVLQNHLRG, encoded by the coding sequence ATGTGCAACCGTCGTGACTTCCTCGCCCGTTCTTTGGCCGCCACATCGCTCGCCACCATTGCGACGCCATCGTTGATCGCTCAAGACGACACCGGCGACGCGCCGCGTTTTCCCATTTGCGTGTTCACCAAACCGCTCAACTCCATGAGCTTTGACAACATGGCATTGAAACTGGCGGAGGCTGGCTTTGATGGCGTCGAGGCAACCGTTCGCAAAGGTGGCAACGTGCTGCCCGAAAACGCTGCGGAGAAGCTGCCGGACATGCACCGTTCGATGCAAGCTCACAACATGGAAATCACGTTGATCACAACGGACATTGCCAGTCTGGACGATCCGCACTGTGAGACGATTCTGAAGACCGCTGCGGATCTGGGCATCCAACGATTCCGCATGCGATATGGAAAATACAATCGCAACCAACCGATCCCGTTGCAACTCGACCGTTGGAAACGTCAGTTCGCAAAACTGGCCGAGTTCTGCGAAAAGGTGGGCATTCAAGCCCTGTATCAAAACCATGCCGGCGAGCAATACATGGGGGCCGCGATTTGGGATCTCGATCGGGTCCTAGGAGACATCTCACCGGATCACATCGGTGTCGTGTATGACATTCGGCACGCCCAAGTCGAAGGCGGGATGAGCTGGCCGGTGACCTGGAAAATGATCCAGCCCCGCGTCCGCATGCTGTACGTCAAAGACTACCGTTGGGACGGAAATCGGGTGGAGAACGTTCCGCTCGGCGAAGGCTTGGTGAACCCAAAGTTCTTCGAGATGGTCCGCACCAGCGACCTTCGTTGCCCTGTGTCGCTGCACGAAGAATACCTGGACCATCGGGATCCCGATTTGGTTCCTCAGCATTTGCATGCCATGCAGCGTGATCTGAAAGTTTTGCAAAATCATCTCCGCGGGTGA